The Staphylococcus haemolyticus region TATAAACATTAGAAATAATGTTATCGAATAAGCGCTCATACCATAATTGGTCACCAAGCCAATAAATACGGTTACCTTCAACATTTAGAATGGTTAGTATGTTCTTTGAATCTAATAGATAGTGCCATTTATCAATTGTTGTGTTTATACATGCTTGTATATCAACTTGGTGGTTAAACGTATAAAATTTAGAAATATCATCTTTGTTAGGTAATGCCTTAATTAAATTAGAAATATAGTTTATCTTTTCATAAGATAATTCTATATCATTATCATTAATTTGGTATTGAAATCCGAGTTGGTATAACTCTAAATTTAATGCAGTTAGAGGCGTATTAATATCATGGGCAAGTTGATTAATGTAATTTTGTTCTTGCTTTTTGTTTTCGATAATTTCTAACTCTCTAAATCTTAGTCTGTCTATTAAGATATTTATAGATTGGCCAACTTCATCAATTTCGTCATTTATATGAGTAGGTATGTCTAATTTATTAGGTAATTTGTCACTATTAGCAATGTCTAATAATTTATCATTAAGTAAACGTAAACGATCCACAATTTTATATACATAGCGTGAAGCAATAATAACTAAAGTAATTAGAATTAAGAAGAAAAAGATATAAAAAATTATTGTAAGACTACTGGATTTAAAATTTAAACCGATTGGATAACCCAAGACTTTTTCAATAAATAGAATACATAGTAGTATCATGCTATTGATAGCTAAAAAAACTAGAGGTATCGATAATAAACCCAATCCCATGAACATATAGTATTTTTTTAATAGTCTCATAAATTAGCCCCCATTTAATCTATAACCAATACCATAAATAGTCTCAATAATTGTTCCAGAATCTAATAACTTAGTTCTTAATTTTTTTACATAAGCGTTCAAAGTATTTTCAGAAGCGGATTCAAATTGCCAAACGTAATCAATAATTTGATCCTTAGTTAAAATCAAATCTCTATTTTCATACATATAGAAAAATAATCGACGTTCCGTTTTAGTTAAAGATAATTGGTTCCCATCATTAGATTTGATTATCTTGTCTTTAGCATTAACTTTAAACTCATAAAATTGAGCCTCTTTATCAGCATAATGGATAGTTAAAAGATTATTAATTCTAGAAATAAGTTCTCTCGGATTGAAAGGTTTGGTAAGGTAATCATCGCCATTATTCAAACCTTTAACTTTAGAATCGATATCAACTCTTGCTGATAAATAAATAATAGGTATAGTAGAAATGCTTCTTATTTCATCAGTGATAGACAAACCATCATTATTGGGTAACATAATATCCATAATAATGATATGAACGTCATTCAATACGTTAAAAACGCTATCTCCAGTTCTATCTAATGTCACCTGTGCACCTTTTTGTTGTAATATTTGTTTTAAATTTTTAGCGATGGTTTCATCGTCTTCTACTAATAAAATATGAAACCCCTCCATATATTTCACCTCCATGTTTTATTAATTAATTAATATAAATGTTGGTATATAGAATAGCACGTATAAACCAAAGAATAATACGGGAATTTTAAATGTAGGAGAATAATCTTTATCTCTTAACCATGAAAGTATTTCGTATATTCCTGTTAAAAAAGCTATTGCTAAACTCCCCATTGAAATGAGTAATAATACAGATGATATGATACCAGTCATTCATATGCACTCCTTTATCTGATTTTGTAATTCCAGTTTAAAAACTAATTCTGAAAAAGTTATGAATAATTCGTATTATCTTCTTAAATTCATATAAAAGAGTTCGAAAGGTTGGGATATCAATTAATTATTAATGTCACTAAAAAATTTAAATCAAATATAAAAATATATTACTTTTTAAGTTTTAAAATATAAAATAATATATGTAAATAGTATCTTTTCAATTTACAAAAAAAGATGAGGAGGCTAATATGAAAAGATTATTTTT contains the following coding sequences:
- a CDS encoding response regulator transcription factor gives rise to the protein MEGFHILLVEDDETIAKNLKQILQQKGAQVTLDRTGDSVFNVLNDVHIIIMDIMLPNNDGLSITDEIRSISTIPIIYLSARVDIDSKVKGLNNGDDYLTKPFNPRELISRINNLLTIHYADKEAQFYEFKVNAKDKIIKSNDGNQLSLTKTERRLFFYMYENRDLILTKDQIIDYVWQFESASENTLNAYVKKLRTKLLDSGTIIETIYGIGYRLNGG
- a CDS encoding sensor histidine kinase, with translation MRLLKKYYMFMGLGLLSIPLVFLAINSMILLCILFIEKVLGYPIGLNFKSSSLTIIFYIFFFLILITLVIIASRYVYKIVDRLRLLNDKLLDIANSDKLPNKLDIPTHINDEIDEVGQSINILIDRLRFRELEIIENKKQEQNYINQLAHDINTPLTALNLELYQLGFQYQINDNDIELSYEKINYISNLIKALPNKDDISKFYTFNHQVDIQACINTTIDKWHYLLDSKNILTILNVEGNRIYWLGDQLWYERLFDNIISNVYKHSNSSRITIYLNENYITIQDNGIGFNDMSTKSKGLTIIKDICERFSLKLNIKSDSNGTIITIENNRE